The following coding sequences are from one Streptomyces sp. V3I7 window:
- a CDS encoding chitosanase: MKRSAVLLLAAVPVVVTAVVYAVSPGGPDPGAERDRPSAARSAGARDAGAADAKARAERARRAEDDALVADAPPRLSAPDKKELAQQILASAENSTLDWRSAFGYIEDIGDGQGYTAGLVGFCTGTHDLLTLVERYTRAHPDNGLARYLPALREVDGTDSHRGLDPGFPAAWKAEAELPAFRRAQEDERDRVYFDPAVRLAGLDGLGTLGQFVYYDAMVFHGPGTGPGGFYGLRERAMAEAGTPAEGGDETTYLGVFLDVRREAMRSKRPGIDTTRIDTAQRRFLKEGNLDLSTPLEWQVYGDTYRVP; encoded by the coding sequence ATGAAACGTTCCGCGGTCCTGCTGCTCGCGGCCGTCCCGGTCGTCGTGACGGCGGTGGTGTACGCCGTCTCCCCCGGCGGGCCGGACCCCGGCGCGGAACGGGACCGGCCGTCGGCCGCACGGAGCGCGGGCGCCCGGGACGCCGGCGCCGCGGACGCCAAGGCGCGGGCCGAGCGGGCGCGGCGGGCCGAGGACGACGCGCTGGTCGCCGACGCCCCGCCCCGCCTGTCCGCTCCCGACAAGAAGGAGCTGGCCCAGCAGATCCTGGCCAGCGCCGAGAACTCCACCCTCGACTGGCGCAGCGCCTTCGGCTACATCGAGGACATCGGCGACGGCCAGGGCTACACGGCCGGCCTCGTCGGCTTCTGCACGGGCACCCATGATCTGCTCACCCTGGTCGAGCGTTACACACGAGCGCACCCGGACAACGGTCTCGCCCGCTACCTGCCCGCGCTGCGCGAGGTGGACGGCACGGACTCGCACCGGGGCCTGGACCCCGGGTTCCCGGCCGCCTGGAAGGCGGAGGCGGAACTTCCCGCGTTCCGCAGGGCGCAGGAGGACGAGCGGGACCGGGTCTACTTCGACCCGGCCGTGCGCCTCGCGGGGCTCGACGGGCTCGGCACGCTGGGCCAGTTCGTGTACTACGACGCGATGGTCTTCCACGGCCCGGGCACCGGCCCCGGCGGCTTCTACGGGCTGCGCGAGCGGGCGATGGCCGAGGCCGGCACCCCGGCGGAGGGCGGCGACGAGACGACGTATCTCGGTGTCTTCCTGGACGTACGGCGGGAGGCCATGCGGTCCAAGCGGCCCGGTATCGACACGACCCGCATCGACACGGCCCAGCGCCGGTTCCTGAAGGAGGGGAACCTGGACCTGAGCACGCCGCTGGAGTGGCAGGTGTACGGGGACACGTACCGGGTGCCGTAG
- a CDS encoding VIT1/CCC1 transporter family protein — translation MAIIETEAALHEAHRDNHTHRDVNGGWLRPAVFGAMDGLASNLALMTGVAGGSVGQQAIILTGLAGLAAGAFSMAAGEYTSVASQRELVEAELDVERRELRKHPQDEEKELAALYRARGVEPELAREVARQLSRDPEQALEIHAREELGIDPGDLPSPLVAAVSSFGSFALGALLPLLPYLLGASALWPAVVLALAGLFGCGAVVAKVTARSWWFSGLRQLALGGAAAGVTYLLGVLFGTAVG, via the coding sequence ATGGCCATCATCGAAACCGAGGCCGCGCTGCACGAGGCGCACCGTGACAACCACACGCACCGGGACGTGAACGGCGGCTGGCTGCGCCCCGCCGTCTTCGGGGCGATGGACGGCCTGGCCTCCAACCTCGCCCTGATGACCGGCGTCGCCGGCGGATCCGTCGGGCAGCAGGCCATCATTCTGACCGGTCTGGCCGGGCTCGCCGCCGGGGCCTTCTCCATGGCCGCCGGCGAGTACACCTCCGTCGCCTCCCAGCGCGAACTCGTCGAGGCCGAGCTCGACGTGGAGCGCAGGGAGCTGCGCAAGCACCCGCAGGACGAGGAGAAGGAACTCGCCGCGCTCTACCGGGCCCGCGGCGTCGAGCCGGAGCTCGCCCGCGAGGTCGCCCGCCAGCTGTCCAGGGACCCCGAGCAGGCCCTGGAGATCCACGCCCGTGAGGAGCTGGGCATCGACCCCGGCGACCTGCCCTCGCCGCTGGTCGCGGCCGTGTCCTCGTTCGGTTCCTTCGCGCTGGGTGCCCTGCTGCCCCTCCTGCCGTACCTGCTCGGCGCGAGCGCGCTGTGGCCGGCCGTGGTGCTGGCGCTCGCGGGGCTGTTCGGCTGCGGCGCCGTGGTGGCCAAGGTGACGGCGCGCAGCTGGTGGTTCAGCGGTCTGCGGCAGCTCGCGCTCGGCGGGGCTGCGGCCGGTGTGACGTACCTCCTCGGCGTGCTGTTCGGAACGGCCGTAGGATAG
- the gltB gene encoding glutamate synthase large subunit codes for MYDPRNEHDACGVGFVATLTGEASHALVEQALTVLRNLEHRGATGSEPDSGDGAGILSQVPDAFFREVTGFELPAAGAYAVGIAFLPEEDADETVARIDAIAAEEGLTVLGWREVPVAPELLGATARSTMPAFRQIFVGDGASEGIALDRKAFGLRKRAEREAGVYFPSLSARTIVYKGMLTTGQLEPFFPDLSDRRFASAIALVHSRFSTNTFPSWPLAHPYRFVAHNGEINTVKGNRNWMRARESQLASGLFGEQSLQRTFPVCTPDASDSASFDEVLELLHLGGRSLPHSVLMMIPEAWENHDSMDPARRAFYQYHSTMMEPWDGPACVTFTDGTQVGAVLDRNGLRPGRYWVTDDGLVVLGSEVGVLDIDPARVVRKGRLQPGRMFLVDTAEHRIIEDDEIKATLAAEQPYAEWLEAGEIELGDLPEREHIVHTHASVTRRQQTFGYTEEELRVILAPMAESGAEPIGSMGTDSPIAALSERPRLLFDYFTQLFAQVTNPPLDAIREELVTSLRSSLGPQGNLLDPTAASCRSVLLPFPVIDNDELAKLIHINADGDLPGFKAATLSGLYRVSGGGDSLAARIAEICAEADAAIENGARLIVLSDRHSDAEHAPIPSLLLTAAVHHHLIRTKQRTHVGLLVEAGDVREVHHVALLIGYGAAAVNPYLAMESVEDLVRAGTFLPGTEPETAIRNLIKALGKGVLKVMSKMGISTVASYRGAQVFEAIGLDEAFVEQYFNGTTTKIGGVGIDVIAEEVAARHAKAYPASGIAPAHRALDIGGEYQWRREGEPHLFDPDTVFRLQHSTRSGRYDIFKKYTDRVNEQSERLMTLRGLFSLDSGRPSIPIEEVEPVSEIVKRFSTGAMSYGSISQEAHETLAIAMNQLGGKSNTGEGGEDPERLYDPARRSAIKQVASGRFGVTSEYLVNADDIQIKMAQGAKPGEGGQLPGHKVYPWIAQTRHSTPGVGLISPPPHHDIYSIEDLAQLIHDLKNANPAARIHVKLVSEVGVGTVAAGVSKAHADVVLISGHDGGTGASPLTSLKHAGGPWELGLAETQQTLLLNGLRDRIVVQTDGQLKTGRDVVIAALLGAEEFGFATAPLVVSGCVMMRVCHLDTCPVGIATQNPTLRERFTGKAEHIVNFFRFIAEEVREILAELGFRSIEEAVGHAEALDVTRAVDHWKAQGLDLQPLFHVPELPEGAVRHQVVPQDHGLEKALDNELIKLAADALAGSDATDAHPVRAQVAIRNINRTVGTMLGHEVTKKFGGAGLPDDTIDITFTGSAGQSFGAFLPRGITLRLEGDANDYVAKGLSGGRVVVRPDRTADHLAEYSTIAGNTLAYGATGGELFLRGRTGERFCVRNSGATVVAEGVGDHGCEYMTGGRAVVLGETGRNFAAGMSGGIAYVLDLDPDNVNAGNLAAVGAPDEDDKRWLHDVVRRHQEETGSTVAEKLLAEWDTAADRFSKIIPSTYKAVLAAKDAAERAGLSETEITEKMMEAATNG; via the coding sequence CTGTACGACCCCCGCAACGAGCACGACGCCTGCGGCGTCGGCTTCGTCGCAACCCTCACCGGCGAGGCGAGCCACGCGCTGGTCGAGCAGGCACTCACGGTGCTGCGCAACCTCGAACACCGCGGCGCCACCGGCTCCGAGCCCGACTCCGGCGACGGCGCGGGCATCCTCAGCCAGGTCCCCGACGCCTTCTTCCGCGAGGTCACCGGGTTCGAGCTCCCCGCCGCCGGCGCCTACGCCGTCGGCATCGCCTTCCTCCCCGAGGAGGACGCCGACGAGACCGTCGCGCGGATCGACGCCATCGCGGCCGAGGAGGGCCTGACCGTCCTCGGCTGGCGCGAGGTGCCCGTCGCCCCCGAACTCCTCGGCGCCACCGCCCGCTCCACCATGCCCGCCTTCCGGCAGATCTTCGTCGGCGACGGCGCCAGCGAGGGCATCGCGCTGGACCGCAAGGCCTTCGGTCTGCGCAAGCGCGCCGAGCGCGAGGCGGGCGTCTACTTCCCCTCGCTGTCCGCGCGCACGATCGTCTACAAGGGCATGCTGACCACCGGCCAGCTGGAGCCCTTCTTCCCGGACCTGTCCGACCGCCGCTTCGCCTCCGCGATCGCGCTCGTGCACTCCCGGTTCTCCACGAACACCTTCCCGTCGTGGCCGCTCGCGCACCCGTACCGCTTCGTCGCGCACAACGGTGAGATCAACACCGTCAAGGGCAACCGCAACTGGATGCGCGCCCGCGAGTCCCAGCTCGCCTCCGGCCTCTTCGGTGAGCAGAGCCTTCAGCGGACCTTCCCCGTCTGTACGCCCGACGCCTCCGACTCGGCGTCCTTCGACGAGGTCCTCGAACTCCTGCACCTGGGCGGGCGTTCGCTGCCGCACTCCGTGCTGATGATGATTCCGGAGGCGTGGGAGAACCACGACTCCATGGACCCGGCCCGGCGCGCCTTCTACCAGTACCACTCCACGATGATGGAGCCCTGGGACGGCCCCGCCTGCGTCACCTTCACCGACGGCACCCAGGTCGGCGCCGTCCTCGACCGCAACGGCCTGCGCCCCGGCCGCTACTGGGTCACCGACGACGGCCTCGTCGTCCTCGGCTCCGAGGTCGGCGTCCTCGACATCGACCCCGCCAGGGTCGTCCGCAAGGGCCGCCTCCAGCCCGGCCGCATGTTCCTCGTCGACACCGCCGAGCACCGCATCATCGAGGACGACGAGATCAAGGCGACCCTCGCCGCCGAGCAGCCCTACGCCGAGTGGCTGGAGGCCGGCGAGATCGAGCTGGGCGACCTGCCCGAGCGCGAGCACATCGTCCACACCCACGCCTCGGTCACCCGCCGCCAGCAGACCTTCGGCTACACCGAGGAGGAACTGCGCGTCATTCTCGCGCCGATGGCCGAGTCCGGCGCCGAGCCGATCGGTTCGATGGGCACCGACTCGCCGATCGCGGCCCTCTCCGAGCGCCCGCGGCTGCTCTTCGACTACTTCACCCAGCTGTTCGCACAGGTCACCAACCCGCCGCTGGACGCGATCCGCGAGGAGCTGGTCACCTCCCTGCGCTCCTCCCTCGGCCCGCAGGGCAACCTGCTCGACCCGACCGCCGCCTCCTGCCGGTCCGTCCTGCTGCCCTTCCCGGTCATCGACAACGACGAGCTCGCCAAGCTCATCCACATCAACGCCGACGGCGACCTGCCCGGCTTCAAGGCCGCGACCCTCTCCGGCCTCTACCGGGTCTCCGGCGGCGGCGACTCCCTCGCCGCCCGCATCGCCGAGATCTGCGCCGAGGCCGACGCCGCGATCGAGAACGGCGCCCGCCTGATCGTCCTGTCCGACCGGCACTCCGACGCCGAGCACGCGCCGATCCCCTCGCTGCTGCTCACCGCCGCCGTCCACCACCACCTCATCCGCACCAAGCAGCGCACCCACGTGGGCCTGCTGGTCGAGGCCGGCGACGTCCGCGAGGTCCACCACGTCGCCCTGCTCATCGGCTACGGCGCCGCCGCCGTCAACCCCTACCTCGCGATGGAGTCCGTCGAGGACCTGGTCCGCGCGGGCACCTTCCTGCCCGGCACCGAGCCCGAGACGGCCATCCGCAACCTCATCAAGGCGCTCGGCAAGGGCGTCCTGAAGGTCATGTCCAAGATGGGCATCTCCACCGTCGCCTCCTACCGCGGCGCCCAGGTCTTCGAGGCCATCGGCCTCGACGAGGCCTTCGTCGAGCAGTACTTCAACGGCACCACCACCAAGATCGGCGGCGTCGGCATCGACGTCATCGCCGAGGAGGTCGCCGCCCGGCACGCCAAGGCGTACCCGGCGAGCGGCATCGCGCCCGCCCACCGGGCGCTGGACATCGGCGGCGAGTACCAGTGGCGCCGCGAGGGCGAGCCGCACCTGTTCGACCCCGACACGGTCTTCCGCCTCCAGCACTCCACGCGCAGCGGCCGCTACGACATCTTCAAGAAGTACACGGACCGCGTGAACGAGCAGTCCGAGCGCCTGATGACGCTGCGCGGCCTGTTCAGCCTCGATTCCGGCCGCCCCTCGATCCCCATCGAGGAGGTCGAGCCGGTCTCCGAGATCGTCAAGCGCTTCTCCACCGGCGCCATGTCGTACGGCTCCATCTCCCAGGAGGCGCATGAGACCCTCGCCATCGCCATGAACCAGCTGGGCGGCAAGTCCAACACCGGTGAGGGCGGCGAGGACCCGGAGCGCCTGTACGACCCGGCGCGACGAAGCGCCATCAAGCAGGTCGCCTCCGGCCGCTTCGGCGTGACCAGCGAATACCTCGTCAACGCCGACGACATCCAGATCAAGATGGCTCAGGGCGCCAAGCCCGGCGAGGGCGGCCAGCTGCCCGGCCACAAGGTGTACCCGTGGATCGCCCAGACCCGGCACTCCACGCCCGGCGTCGGCCTCATCTCCCCGCCGCCGCACCACGACATCTACTCCATCGAGGATCTCGCCCAGCTGATCCACGACCTGAAGAACGCCAATCCGGCCGCCCGCATCCACGTGAAACTGGTCTCCGAGGTCGGCGTCGGCACGGTCGCCGCCGGCGTCTCCAAGGCGCACGCCGACGTCGTGCTGATCTCCGGTCACGACGGCGGCACCGGCGCCTCCCCGCTGACCTCCCTCAAGCACGCGGGCGGCCCCTGGGAGCTCGGCCTCGCCGAGACCCAGCAGACCCTGCTGCTCAACGGGCTGCGCGACCGCATCGTCGTCCAGACCGACGGCCAGCTGAAGACGGGCCGCGACGTCGTCATCGCCGCGCTGCTCGGCGCCGAGGAGTTCGGTTTCGCGACCGCGCCGCTCGTCGTCTCCGGCTGCGTCATGATGCGCGTCTGCCACCTCGACACCTGCCCGGTCGGCATCGCCACGCAGAACCCGACCCTGCGCGAGCGCTTCACCGGCAAGGCCGAACACATCGTGAACTTCTTCCGGTTCATCGCCGAGGAGGTCCGCGAGATCCTCGCCGAGCTGGGCTTCCGCTCCATCGAGGAGGCCGTCGGCCACGCCGAGGCGCTCGACGTCACCCGCGCCGTCGACCACTGGAAGGCGCAGGGCCTGGACCTTCAGCCGCTGTTCCACGTCCCTGAACTGCCCGAGGGCGCCGTACGCCACCAGGTCGTCCCCCAGGACCACGGCCTGGAGAAGGCCCTCGACAACGAGCTGATCAAGCTCGCCGCCGACGCGCTGGCCGGCTCCGACGCCACCGACGCCCACCCGGTGCGCGCCCAGGTCGCCATCCGCAACATCAACCGCACCGTCGGCACGATGCTCGGCCACGAGGTGACGAAGAAGTTCGGCGGCGCCGGCCTGCCCGACGACACCATCGACATCACCTTCACCGGCTCGGCCGGCCAGTCCTTCGGCGCCTTCCTGCCACGCGGCATCACGCTGCGACTGGAGGGCGACGCCAACGACTACGTCGCCAAGGGCCTGTCCGGCGGCCGCGTCGTCGTCCGCCCGGACCGCACGGCCGACCACCTCGCCGAGTACTCCACCATCGCGGGCAACACCCTCGCCTACGGCGCCACCGGCGGCGAGCTGTTCCTGCGCGGCCGCACCGGCGAACGGTTCTGCGTCCGCAACTCCGGCGCGACGGTGGTCGCCGAGGGCGTCGGCGACCACGGCTGCGAGTACATGACCGGCGGCCGCGCGGTCGTCCTCGGCGAGACGGGCCGCAACTTCGCGGCCGGCATGTCCGGCGGCATCGCCTACGTCCTCGACCTCGACCCGGACAACGTCAACGCCGGCAACCTCGCCGCCGTCGGGGCGCCGGACGAGGACGACAAGCGGTGGCTGCACGACGTGGTGCGCCGCCACCAGGAGGAGACCGGCTCCACGGTCGCCGAGAAGCTCCTGGCCGAGTGGGACACCGCCGCCGACCGCTTCAGCAAGATCATCCCCAGTACGTACAAGGCAGTGCTCGCCGCCAAGGACGCCGCCGAGCGAGCCGGTCTCTCCGAGACCGAGATCACCGAGAAGATGATGGAGGCGGCGACCAATGGCTGA
- the rbsK gene encoding ribokinase: MTHIAVLGSINMDLVAYVEKAPQRGETVTGREFRTIPGGKGANQAIAAARAGATVSMIGAVGTDGSGMRLRETLEHSGVDTDFLRTVEGQSGTAHIVVDDEGGNAIVVIPGANGTVDHLSPGDEGVIASADALLLQLEIPLAGVLAGAQAARRHGVRTVLTPAPAQPLPPELLEAADLLVPNEHEAAALTGRADPYDAAVALLDLVPEVVVTLGASGCLYVTRDAEPLMVPAPQVTAVDSTGAGDTFAGTLAVALAEERPIREALTWAAAAAALSVQREGASASMPYRPEIETQYTA; the protein is encoded by the coding sequence ATGACCCATATCGCCGTCCTCGGCAGCATCAACATGGACCTCGTCGCGTACGTCGAGAAGGCCCCGCAGCGCGGAGAGACCGTGACCGGACGGGAGTTCCGTACGATCCCCGGCGGCAAGGGCGCCAACCAGGCGATCGCCGCGGCCCGTGCGGGCGCCACGGTCTCGATGATCGGCGCGGTCGGCACCGACGGCTCCGGCATGCGGCTGCGCGAGACGCTCGAACACTCCGGTGTCGACACCGACTTCCTGCGCACGGTCGAGGGTCAGTCCGGCACCGCGCACATCGTCGTGGACGACGAGGGCGGCAACGCGATCGTCGTCATCCCCGGCGCGAACGGCACCGTCGACCACCTCAGCCCCGGCGACGAGGGCGTGATCGCCTCCGCGGACGCCCTGCTGCTCCAGCTGGAGATCCCGCTCGCCGGTGTCCTCGCCGGCGCGCAGGCGGCCCGCCGCCACGGCGTCCGTACGGTCCTCACCCCGGCGCCCGCCCAGCCGCTGCCGCCCGAACTCCTCGAAGCCGCCGACCTGTTGGTGCCCAACGAGCACGAGGCGGCAGCCCTCACCGGCCGCGCCGACCCGTACGACGCGGCGGTCGCGCTGCTCGACCTGGTGCCGGAGGTGGTCGTCACCCTGGGCGCGTCCGGCTGTCTGTACGTGACGCGGGACGCCGAACCGCTCATGGTCCCCGCGCCGCAGGTGACCGCCGTGGACTCGACCGGCGCGGGCGACACCTTCGCCGGCACCCTCGCGGTGGCGCTCGCCGAGGAGCGCCCCATCCGGGAGGCGCTGACCTGGGCGGCCGCCGCGGCGGCGCTGTCGGTGCAACGGGAAGGCGCCTCGGCGTCGATGCCGTACCGGCCCGAGATCGAGACGCAGTACACCGCATGA
- a CDS encoding glutamate synthase subunit beta — protein MADPKGFLNHGREVARTRPVGERVKDWNEVYAPGSLLPIISKQASRCMDCGIPFCHNGCPLGNLIPEWNDYAYREDWTGASERLHATNNFPEFTGRLCPAPCESACVLGISQAPVTIKNVEVSIIDKAWENGAVAAQVPERLSGKTVAVIGSGPAGLAAAQQLTRAGHTVAVYERADRVGGLLRYGIPEFKMEKRHINRRIEQMRAEGTRFRTGIEIGRDMTATALRKRYDAVVIAAGSTTARDLPVPGRELNGIHQAMEYLPLANKVQEGDYVSPPISAEGRHVVVIGGGDTGADCVGTAHRQGAASVTQLEIMPRPNDERHPLDQPWPTFPMLYKVTSAHEEGGERVYSVSTTHFEGDENGDVQWLHLAEVEFVEGRLTSKPGTERRIPAQLVTLAMGFTGTDRANGLVEQFGLDLDERGNIARDADFQTNVPGVFVAGDAGRGQSLIVWAIAEGRSAAKGVDRFLTGASELPAPIRPTDRALMV, from the coding sequence ATGGCTGATCCCAAGGGCTTCCTCAACCACGGCCGCGAGGTCGCCAGGACCCGCCCCGTCGGTGAGCGCGTCAAGGACTGGAACGAGGTGTACGCCCCCGGCTCCCTGCTGCCGATCATCAGCAAGCAGGCGAGCCGCTGCATGGACTGCGGCATCCCGTTCTGCCACAACGGCTGTCCACTCGGGAACCTGATCCCCGAGTGGAACGACTACGCCTACCGCGAGGACTGGACGGGGGCCTCCGAGCGCCTGCACGCGACCAACAACTTCCCGGAGTTCACCGGTCGCCTCTGCCCCGCCCCCTGCGAGTCGGCCTGCGTGCTCGGCATCAGCCAGGCGCCGGTCACCATCAAGAACGTCGAGGTCTCGATCATCGACAAGGCGTGGGAGAACGGAGCCGTCGCCGCGCAGGTGCCCGAGCGCCTGTCCGGCAAGACGGTCGCCGTCATCGGCTCCGGCCCGGCCGGCCTCGCCGCCGCCCAGCAGCTCACCCGGGCCGGGCACACGGTCGCCGTCTACGAGCGCGCCGACCGCGTCGGCGGCCTCCTCCGGTACGGCATCCCCGAGTTCAAGATGGAGAAGCGGCACATCAACCGGCGCATCGAGCAGATGCGCGCGGAGGGCACCCGCTTCCGTACCGGCATCGAGATCGGCCGCGACATGACCGCGACCGCCCTGCGCAAGCGCTACGACGCGGTCGTCATCGCCGCCGGCTCCACCACCGCCCGCGATCTCCCCGTACCCGGCCGGGAGTTGAACGGCATCCACCAGGCGATGGAGTACCTGCCGCTGGCCAACAAGGTCCAGGAGGGCGACTACGTCAGCCCGCCGATCTCGGCCGAGGGCAGGCACGTCGTCGTCATCGGCGGCGGCGACACCGGCGCCGACTGCGTGGGCACCGCCCACCGCCAGGGCGCCGCGTCGGTGACCCAGCTGGAGATCATGCCGCGCCCGAACGACGAGCGGCACCCCCTCGACCAGCCCTGGCCGACCTTCCCCATGCTCTACAAGGTCACCAGCGCCCACGAGGAGGGCGGCGAGCGGGTCTACTCCGTCTCCACCACCCACTTCGAGGGCGACGAGAACGGCGACGTGCAGTGGCTGCACCTGGCCGAGGTCGAGTTCGTCGAGGGCAGGCTCACCTCCAAGCCGGGCACCGAACGCCGTATCCCCGCCCAACTGGTCACCCTGGCCATGGGCTTCACCGGCACCGACCGGGCCAACGGCCTGGTCGAGCAGTTCGGCCTGGACCTCGACGAGCGCGGCAACATCGCCCGCGACGCCGACTTCCAGACCAACGTGCCCGGCGTGTTCGTCGCCGGTGACGCCGGCCGCGGCCAGTCCCTCATCGTGTGGGCGATCGCGGAGGGCCGCTCGGCGGCGAAGGGAGTCGACCGCTTCCTGACCGGCGCCAGCGAACTCCCCGCCCCGATCCGCCCGACGGACCGCGCACTGATGGTCTGA
- a CDS encoding rhomboid family intramembrane serine protease, producing MDAQSAVTTCYRHPKVESHVRCTRCDRYMCPDCMREASVGHQCVDCVKEGARSIRRARTAFGGRITAVPIVTYVLLGLNVAAYLGELVRPGLVRRFDMLGAVPPGYLPEGVAYGEWYRLLTSGFLHLLPDEGIGVVHIVMNMASLWTIGRVVEAQLGRVRYLALYLLSLLGGSVLEMLISPDARAVGASGAIFGLGAAYYVLARRLGFGMSEVNRYMTGLLLWLVLSSWFASWQGHLGGLLTGGAVALAYAYAPRDGRRVLVQTGACVGLLVLLVVLAWAKATQLTGGAV from the coding sequence TCCCAAGGTGGAGTCGCACGTCCGCTGTACGCGCTGTGACCGTTACATGTGCCCCGACTGCATGCGCGAGGCCTCCGTCGGCCACCAGTGCGTGGACTGCGTGAAGGAGGGCGCGCGCTCGATACGCCGGGCACGGACGGCGTTCGGCGGCCGGATCACGGCGGTGCCGATCGTGACGTACGTGCTGCTCGGCCTCAACGTAGCCGCTTACCTGGGCGAGTTGGTGCGGCCGGGGCTGGTGCGCCGGTTCGACATGCTGGGTGCGGTGCCGCCGGGCTACCTCCCCGAGGGTGTCGCGTACGGCGAGTGGTACCGCCTGCTGACCAGCGGGTTCCTGCATCTGCTGCCGGACGAGGGCATCGGGGTGGTGCACATCGTGATGAACATGGCGTCGCTGTGGACCATCGGCCGGGTGGTGGAGGCGCAGTTGGGCCGGGTCCGCTACCTCGCCCTGTACCTGCTGTCGCTGCTCGGCGGCTCGGTCCTGGAGATGCTGATCTCCCCCGACGCCCGGGCCGTCGGCGCGTCCGGCGCGATCTTCGGGCTGGGTGCCGCGTACTACGTGCTGGCCCGCCGGCTGGGCTTCGGCATGAGCGAGGTCAACCGCTATATGACGGGGCTGCTGCTGTGGCTGGTGCTGTCGTCGTGGTTCGCCTCCTGGCAGGGGCACCTCGGCGGGCTGCTGACCGGCGGCGCGGTGGCGCTGGCGTACGCGTACGCGCCGCGTGACGGGCGCCGGGTGCTGGTGCAGACGGGTGCCTGCGTGGGCCTGCTGGTGCTGCTCGTGGTGCTCGCCTGGGCTAAGGCCACGCAGCTCACGGGAGGGGCGGTCTGA
- a CDS encoding ADP-ribosylglycohydrolase family protein, producing MLRVTWVQPEDLVRHELRQARQDGREPKVIAARWRAAGGSEEAPPGGASTQPASRYLRLLAEDLLDELADLPSRLSEQEPTDLARIRRLCPDWPQASGRAPSPGHRGFEAAWLGRAAGCLLGKPVGTLPLDAIRRLARATGNWPLNTWFTARGVPEELLDEHPWNRRSAATSLAENIDGMPEDDDLDYPLLNLLLLQRHGRAFTTTDVARLWLDELPAGRTSTAERLAYRNLLVGIEPPHTARHRNPFREWTGALTRADVHGWTNPGDPAAAAEQAHRDAVLTHTANGVYAAMFTAATIAAAATGTQDVHACLRTGRSVVPPGSRLARAVDHAVELALTHEKFEDVVDELHAVHSADHHRAHAIPNTALIAAALTHADGDFTGSVCRAVSGGWDTDSTGATAGSVAGLLAGTPAALPERWTAPLKNRLATSVADFDGTGFDTLAHLTHLETTRP from the coding sequence ATGCTCCGCGTGACCTGGGTGCAGCCGGAGGACCTGGTGCGCCACGAGTTGCGACAGGCACGGCAGGACGGCCGCGAGCCCAAGGTGATCGCGGCCCGGTGGCGGGCGGCCGGCGGCAGCGAGGAAGCGCCGCCCGGGGGCGCGTCGACGCAGCCGGCGTCGCGCTATCTGCGGCTGCTCGCCGAGGACCTGCTGGACGAACTGGCCGATCTGCCCAGCCGGTTGAGCGAGCAGGAGCCGACCGACCTGGCGCGGATCAGGCGGCTCTGCCCGGACTGGCCGCAGGCGTCCGGGCGGGCCCCCTCCCCCGGCCATCGAGGCTTCGAGGCGGCCTGGCTCGGGCGGGCGGCGGGCTGTCTGCTCGGCAAGCCCGTCGGGACACTCCCCCTCGACGCCATCCGCAGGCTCGCCCGCGCCACCGGCAACTGGCCGCTGAACACCTGGTTCACGGCACGCGGCGTCCCCGAGGAACTGCTGGACGAGCACCCGTGGAACCGCCGCTCGGCCGCGACCTCCCTGGCCGAGAACATCGACGGCATGCCCGAGGACGACGACCTCGACTACCCGCTCCTCAACCTGCTTCTGCTGCAACGCCACGGCCGGGCCTTCACCACCACCGACGTGGCCCGGCTGTGGCTCGACGAGCTCCCGGCCGGACGGACGTCCACCGCCGAGCGCCTCGCCTACCGCAACCTCCTCGTCGGCATCGAGCCCCCGCACACCGCCCGCCACCGCAACCCGTTCCGCGAGTGGACCGGCGCGCTGACCCGCGCCGACGTGCACGGCTGGACCAACCCGGGCGACCCCGCGGCCGCCGCGGAACAGGCCCACCGCGACGCCGTCCTCACCCACACCGCCAACGGCGTCTACGCGGCGATGTTCACCGCGGCCACCATCGCCGCGGCGGCCACCGGCACCCAGGACGTCCACGCCTGTCTGCGCACCGGGCGCTCGGTGGTCCCGCCCGGCTCCCGGCTCGCCCGGGCAGTCGACCATGCCGTCGAACTGGCCTTGACGCACGAGAAGTTCGAGGATGTGGTGGACGAACTGCACGCCGTCCACTCCGCCGACCACCACCGGGCCCATGCCATTCCCAACACCGCCCTGATCGCCGCCGCCCTCACCCACGCCGACGGCGACTTCACCGGCTCCGTCTGCCGTGCCGTGTCCGGCGGCTGGGACACGGATTCCACCGGCGCGACAGCCGGGAGCGTCGCGGGCCTGCTCGCCGGGACCCCCGCCGCCCTCCCCGAGCGCTGGACGGCTCCGCTGAAGAACCGGCTGGCCACCTCCGTGGCCGACTTCGACGGCACCGGCTTCGACACCCTGGCCCATCTCACCCACCTGGAGACGACCCGCCCATGA